In Polynucleobacter ibericus, a genomic segment contains:
- a CDS encoding efflux RND transporter permease subunit, with amino-acid sequence MIERIVRLSLQQRLLVVIIAIVLLVAGLLATKRLSVDAFPDVTNVQVQIAAEAPGKSPEEVERFVTIPIELGMTGLPGLTEMRSLNRNGISVITLVFTEKTDIYFARQLVTERLIEVASKMPVGITPVLAPPSTGLGEVYQYTLDHPSDRHRELSVDDLSDRRAVQDWIVRPMLRSIPGVAEINTQGGYAREYQVLVNPERLRHYQISLHEVYQALARNNANSGGGQLPSYAERYLIRGLGLITKPEDIGKIILKEVKGTPIYVKNVAEVTIGSEIRQGAAIKNGYTESVAGIIQMIRGGNARDVVNRIKLKVEEINEGKLLPDGLQIVPFYDRTDLVNAAMFNVAKVLIEGVILVIILLFLFLGDVRSSLIVVATLLLTPLLTFLVMNRYGISANLMSLGGLAIAIGIMVDGSVVVVENTFAKLGERLKSGESKNRIILEAASEVGTPVLFGVGIIILVFMPLLSLEGMEGKMFAPMAITIAIALTISLILSFTLSPVLCSYILKGGGEDDTKIVKKMRAPYERWLHWSLANPKLVVKRSLIALGISLVGFVLLGKAFIPVMQEGSITPVIVRAPNISLDESIKLEFEAIKRIMTIPGVEMAVSRLGKGESPADPGQPNESDPIVTLKPQSERKLSQEEIAQQIREKLKTLPGIELAISQPIAARVDEMVSGVRSQVAVKIFGEDLAVLQKLGSQIGQILTKMKGSNDLRIEQASGQNYLNIKINRDAIARYGINVSDVNEVIETAIGGKQASTIYEGERRFPLVLRYPGPYRNNIDAIENIILHSPEGAQVLMRDLAEITLVEGPAQISRESGRRRLVVGVNVEGRDLGGFVQEAQELIAKNVELPQGYTLQWGGQFENMQRAMARLMIIIPLTILAIFFLLFMLFKSVRLAGLIILVLPFASIGGVFGLFISGEYLSVPAAVGFINLWGIAVLNGVVLISFIKQLREDGYSMEDALLHGCNHRFRPVMMTASVAMLALVPMLFSGGPGSEVTRPLAAVVIAGLITSTALTLLVLPVLYRWFEEKEVEA; translated from the coding sequence ATGATTGAAAGAATCGTTCGCCTATCTCTACAGCAACGCCTATTGGTGGTCATTATTGCCATCGTACTGCTCGTTGCTGGATTATTGGCAACTAAGCGATTATCTGTGGATGCTTTTCCAGACGTAACCAACGTACAGGTACAGATCGCCGCAGAGGCACCCGGTAAATCTCCAGAAGAAGTAGAGCGATTTGTCACCATCCCAATTGAATTGGGAATGACCGGCTTGCCTGGTCTCACTGAGATGCGTTCTTTAAATCGTAACGGCATCTCTGTAATTACCTTGGTGTTTACTGAAAAGACCGATATTTACTTTGCGCGTCAATTGGTCACTGAGCGACTGATTGAAGTTGCCTCAAAAATGCCGGTCGGCATTACTCCTGTTTTAGCCCCTCCGTCTACAGGCTTGGGTGAGGTTTATCAGTACACCTTAGATCATCCTTCAGATCGTCATCGTGAGCTTTCTGTAGATGATCTCTCGGATCGCCGTGCTGTTCAAGACTGGATCGTGCGGCCGATGTTGCGCTCTATCCCTGGGGTTGCTGAGATTAATACGCAAGGCGGATACGCAAGAGAGTATCAAGTATTGGTAAATCCAGAGCGCTTACGTCATTACCAAATTAGTTTGCATGAAGTCTATCAAGCTTTAGCTAGAAACAATGCTAATTCTGGAGGTGGTCAATTACCGAGTTATGCAGAGCGCTATTTAATTCGTGGTCTAGGTTTAATTACTAAACCGGAAGATATTGGCAAGATCATTCTCAAGGAAGTGAAGGGAACGCCAATCTATGTCAAAAACGTTGCTGAGGTCACTATTGGTAGTGAAATTCGACAGGGCGCAGCCATTAAGAATGGCTATACCGAAAGTGTTGCCGGCATTATTCAGATGATTCGTGGCGGTAATGCGCGTGATGTGGTCAACCGCATCAAGCTCAAGGTTGAAGAAATTAATGAAGGCAAGTTACTGCCAGATGGTTTGCAGATTGTGCCTTTTTATGACCGCACTGATTTGGTCAATGCTGCCATGTTTAACGTGGCCAAGGTGCTGATTGAAGGCGTCATTCTCGTCATTATTTTGCTATTCCTTTTCTTGGGTGACGTGCGCTCCTCTCTGATTGTGGTGGCTACCTTGTTACTAACGCCACTACTTACCTTCTTAGTCATGAATCGCTATGGCATTTCAGCGAATCTCATGTCATTAGGCGGTCTTGCGATTGCAATTGGCATTATGGTTGACGGCTCCGTGGTGGTAGTGGAGAACACGTTTGCCAAATTGGGTGAGCGCCTCAAGTCAGGCGAATCTAAAAATAGGATCATCTTAGAAGCAGCATCTGAAGTGGGTACACCAGTACTCTTTGGTGTGGGCATCATCATTTTGGTGTTTATGCCACTCCTCTCGCTAGAGGGAATGGAAGGCAAGATGTTTGCTCCAATGGCTATTACGATTGCCATTGCTTTAACTATTTCCCTGATCTTGTCTTTTACCTTATCACCTGTTCTATGTTCATACATCCTGAAGGGTGGTGGCGAGGACGATACGAAGATTGTCAAGAAAATGCGTGCTCCCTACGAGCGTTGGTTGCATTGGAGTTTGGCAAATCCGAAGTTGGTCGTGAAGCGCTCCTTGATTGCCTTGGGAATTAGCTTAGTTGGATTTGTGTTGTTAGGTAAGGCATTTATTCCGGTGATGCAAGAAGGTTCTATTACTCCAGTGATTGTGCGCGCACCCAATATTTCATTGGATGAGTCCATTAAGTTGGAGTTTGAGGCGATCAAACGCATCATGACTATTCCGGGCGTGGAGATGGCGGTATCTCGTTTGGGTAAAGGTGAATCGCCCGCAGATCCTGGTCAACCGAATGAGTCCGATCCGATCGTGACCCTGAAGCCTCAAAGCGAACGCAAATTAAGTCAGGAAGAGATCGCCCAACAAATTCGTGAAAAGCTCAAAACCTTACCTGGTATTGAATTGGCTATTTCTCAACCGATTGCAGCTAGGGTCGATGAGATGGTCTCTGGTGTGCGATCACAAGTAGCTGTCAAAATTTTTGGTGAAGATTTAGCGGTTTTACAAAAGCTAGGCTCGCAAATCGGACAGATTCTGACCAAGATGAAGGGGAGCAATGACTTACGTATTGAACAAGCTTCCGGCCAAAACTATCTCAACATCAAAATTAACCGTGATGCTATTGCTCGTTACGGCATTAATGTTTCTGATGTCAATGAGGTTATTGAAACGGCCATTGGTGGCAAGCAAGCAAGTACTATTTATGAAGGGGAGCGTCGTTTCCCACTAGTCTTGCGTTATCCAGGCCCATACCGAAATAATATTGATGCAATCGAGAACATCATTTTGCATTCACCAGAAGGTGCTCAAGTGCTGATGCGAGATTTAGCAGAAATCACCTTGGTTGAGGGTCCTGCTCAAATCTCTCGTGAGTCTGGTAGACGACGTTTAGTCGTAGGTGTCAACGTGGAAGGACGTGACTTGGGTGGTTTTGTACAAGAAGCCCAAGAGTTGATTGCTAAGAATGTCGAATTACCCCAGGGCTATACATTGCAGTGGGGTGGTCAGTTTGAAAATATGCAAAGAGCGATGGCGCGTCTGATGATCATTATTCCGCTCACGATCCTAGCTATCTTCTTTTTGCTGTTTATGCTGTTCAAGTCTGTCAGGCTCGCGGGTTTAATTATTCTTGTATTGCCGTTTGCATCCATAGGTGGCGTATTTGGCTTATTCATTTCAGGTGAATATCTTTCAGTGCCAGCAGCTGTCGGATTTATTAATCTGTGGGGTATTGCAGTGCTCAATGGAGTTGTGTTGATTTCCTTTATTAAGCAGTTGCGCGAGGATGGCTACAGCATGGAGGATGCGCTATTGCACGGGTGTAATCATCGATTTAGACCGGTGATGATGACTGCTTCGGTAGCGATGCTGGCGCTCGTGCCAATGTTGTTCTCGGGTGGGCCTGGCTCAGAAGTAACTCGTCCCCTTGCGGCTGTGGTGATTGCTGGTTTAATCACCTCAACAGCCCTGACATTATTGGTACTACCCGTCCTGTATAGATGGTTTGAAGAGAAAGAGGTGGAAGCATGA
- a CDS encoding efflux RND transporter periplasmic adaptor subunit, which translates to MNPELATLLKKVKVWKTFLVRKIKFHKKELVGQVIQTQNQLYAQAHQWIAEHVPAVSGRYDKTPPWFKKGIFYLPWFCAFIIILNYFNVFDRSPAIKSVQDPNVVVVNEDLHKMIADGKAQTSPFVEELRASGRIDFNELNLSRIGANVTGRVSEILAVPGQMVKQGDVLAKITSTELTQSQLAYLKAKSASQLADQAANRAKILYKEDVIALAELQRREAEASSAKAEFRAANDQLRVQGMDQVSIDKLAKTGVIESINNVVATIPGEIVERKINKGQVVQPADALFTVADLSTLWAISEVPESNSYLIHKGQKASLIIPALRNQEIDGVVAHVDSIVNPQTRTVVVRMELANKEGQIKPGMLATMLIESQPVDRLVVPLGAIVREDNHDHVFVRLDDDTYRMVPVKLGPEGKGFRPVISGLKEGQEIATEGAYHLNTERKRQLSGG; encoded by the coding sequence ATGAACCCAGAATTAGCGACATTACTGAAAAAGGTAAAGGTCTGGAAAACCTTTTTGGTTCGAAAGATTAAATTCCACAAGAAAGAATTGGTTGGACAGGTCATCCAAACCCAAAACCAGTTATACGCTCAAGCGCATCAATGGATCGCAGAGCATGTTCCTGCAGTCAGTGGTCGCTATGACAAAACACCGCCATGGTTTAAAAAAGGGATTTTTTATCTACCTTGGTTTTGCGCATTCATCATTATTTTGAATTACTTCAACGTCTTCGATAGAAGTCCGGCTATTAAGTCTGTACAAGATCCCAACGTCGTCGTGGTGAATGAAGATTTACACAAAATGATCGCTGATGGTAAGGCTCAGACTTCACCATTCGTAGAAGAGCTGCGTGCTTCAGGTCGAATTGATTTTAATGAGCTCAACTTATCTCGGATTGGTGCAAACGTCACGGGGCGTGTTTCTGAAATCTTGGCTGTGCCTGGTCAGATGGTCAAGCAGGGTGATGTTTTAGCCAAAATTACCTCTACTGAATTAACTCAATCACAGTTAGCTTATTTAAAAGCCAAGAGCGCGAGCCAGCTTGCGGATCAAGCAGCCAATCGAGCCAAAATTTTATACAAGGAAGATGTGATTGCCTTGGCAGAATTACAGCGGCGCGAGGCTGAGGCGAGTAGCGCAAAAGCAGAGTTCCGTGCTGCAAATGATCAACTCAGAGTACAGGGGATGGATCAGGTCAGCATTGATAAATTAGCTAAAACGGGCGTGATTGAATCTATCAACAATGTTGTTGCAACAATTCCTGGTGAAATCGTAGAGCGCAAGATTAATAAAGGCCAGGTTGTTCAGCCTGCGGATGCGTTGTTTACAGTGGCAGACCTGAGCACTTTATGGGCGATTTCTGAAGTTCCAGAGAGTAATTCTTATTTGATTCATAAGGGTCAAAAGGCATCTTTGATTATTCCAGCCCTACGTAATCAAGAGATTGATGGCGTAGTCGCTCATGTGGATTCCATTGTCAATCCACAAACGCGTACGGTTGTTGTGCGCATGGAGCTTGCCAATAAAGAAGGTCAGATTAAGCCTGGCATGTTGGCAACTATGCTTATTGAGAGTCAGCCAGTCGATAGATTGGTAGTGCCTTTGGGTGCCATCGTACGAGAAGATAATCATGATCACGTCTTCGTGAGATTGGATGACGATACTTATCGTATGGTGCCCGTCAAACTAGGCCCTGAGGGCAAAGGCTTCCGTCCAGTGATCTCCGGCTTAAAAGAAGGTCAAGAAATTGCTACTGAAGGTGCATATCATCTAAACACTGAACGTAAACGTCAATTGAGTGGTGGATAA
- a CDS encoding universal stress protein: MKILLPIDGSKSSLNAVKYAVKLAKNSRSPANVTLVSVHDDIGLSHVKQFVSKSVVDDYLREISEKELKPAQKVLDAAGVKHNMAIRRGHISEEIIALANKDKVDMIVMGAKGRSGLLDVLMGSVAQRVSSSAKQPVLLVK, translated from the coding sequence ATGAAAATACTACTACCTATAGATGGCTCAAAATCCTCACTGAATGCCGTCAAGTATGCTGTAAAGCTGGCTAAGAATTCTCGTAGCCCTGCTAATGTCACTTTGGTCAGCGTCCATGATGACATCGGCCTAAGCCATGTAAAGCAATTTGTATCTAAAAGCGTAGTTGATGACTACTTGCGTGAAATCAGCGAAAAAGAATTAAAACCAGCTCAGAAGGTATTGGATGCCGCTGGGGTTAAACACAATATGGCCATTAGACGCGGTCATATCTCCGAAGAGATTATTGCCCTAGCCAATAAAGACAAAGTTGACATGATTGTGATGGGCGCTAAAGGACGCAGTGGTTTGCTGGATGTCTTGATGGGCTCAGTAGCGCAACGTGTTTCGAGTTCAGCTAAACAACCTGTTTTATTAGTGAAATAG
- a CDS encoding CaiB/BaiF CoA transferase family protein — protein MEPLAELKVVEMGQLIAGPFAAKTLADFGAEVIKIEPPKVGDALRKWRLLKDGTSIWWQVQSRNKKSLSLDLRQSEAQEIVRTLIQEADVLIENFRPGTLEGWGLDPEKLLELNPKLIVLRISGYGQTGPYKDKPGFGVVAEAMGGLRHLTAEPGRVPVRVGISIGDTLASLHGVIGILLALQERHHSGKGQIIDIALYEAVFNCMESLLPEYSAFGEVRQAAGSALPGIAPTNAYQCADGGYVLVAGNGDSIFKRLMTVIGRDDLGSDPKLENNDGRVKRVVELDQAIGEWAKTVSTDKALEALDSVAVPAGRIYTVADIACDPHYKARENIQTIQMHDGSQLEVPGVIPKLSRTPGSIKTLAPDIGENTDEILKSIGLNASQITSLKERGIAFKK, from the coding sequence ATGGAACCGTTAGCAGAGTTGAAGGTTGTGGAAATGGGGCAACTCATTGCCGGACCATTTGCCGCCAAAACATTGGCCGACTTTGGTGCTGAAGTTATTAAGATTGAGCCACCGAAAGTAGGTGATGCATTACGTAAGTGGCGACTACTAAAAGATGGCACATCTATTTGGTGGCAGGTGCAGTCACGGAATAAAAAATCACTCTCTTTGGATTTAAGGCAATCAGAGGCGCAAGAGATTGTCAGAACATTAATTCAAGAAGCGGATGTTCTGATTGAAAACTTTCGCCCTGGCACATTGGAGGGTTGGGGTCTTGATCCGGAAAAGTTATTAGAACTCAATCCAAAATTAATTGTTCTTCGCATTAGTGGTTACGGTCAGACTGGCCCATACAAAGATAAGCCTGGTTTTGGTGTGGTTGCTGAGGCGATGGGCGGCTTACGTCATCTGACCGCTGAGCCAGGCAGAGTGCCAGTGCGTGTGGGCATTAGTATTGGCGACACCTTAGCCTCTTTACATGGTGTGATTGGCATTTTGCTCGCACTGCAAGAGCGACATCACAGCGGTAAAGGGCAGATTATTGATATCGCACTATATGAAGCAGTATTTAACTGTATGGAAAGTTTACTTCCTGAATACAGCGCTTTTGGTGAAGTGCGTCAAGCTGCTGGCAGTGCATTACCTGGCATTGCCCCAACCAATGCCTATCAGTGTGCCGATGGTGGCTACGTGCTGGTAGCCGGTAATGGCGATAGTATTTTTAAGCGCCTGATGACAGTGATTGGTCGTGATGATCTGGGGAGTGATCCAAAGTTAGAGAATAACGATGGTCGAGTGAAGCGGGTGGTCGAGCTTGATCAAGCGATTGGTGAATGGGCTAAAACAGTGAGCACGGATAAGGCTTTAGAGGCACTAGATTCTGTTGCTGTTCCAGCCGGCCGAATTTATACCGTTGCTGATATTGCATGCGATCCACATTACAAAGCCCGAGAGAATATTCAAACGATTCAGATGCATGATGGTAGTCAGCTGGAGGTGCCGGGAGTCATTCCAAAACTATCGCGCACACCAGGTTCTATTAAGACCCTAGCCCCTGATATTGGTGAGAATACCGATGAGATCTTAAAGAGCATTGGCTTAAATGCATCTCAAATCACCTCCTTAAAAGAGCGCGGCATTGCATTTAAAAAATGA
- a CDS encoding hydroxymethylglutaryl-CoA lyase → MTRIYFNDVVTRDGFQIEPNFIPTDDKVRLIDELSDCGFAKIEVTSFTSPKAIPMLRDAEEVMGRIRRVPGVEYTVLVPNLRGAERAFESRADEFNLVMSTSETHNLANLRMGREKSFSGLAEVIRYVDGRTPINVSLSTSFGCPMEGDVPQAVVERFVQRFADLGVRGVTICDTTGMANPDQVKKMCDAFQKQFPNLQLTLHFHNTRGMGLANILAAVQSGIVRFDGSLGGLGGCPYAPGASGNVSSEDAIHMLDAMGYDTGMNISKLIALARELPKIVGHEVPGQVAKAGSTCTLHPEPNYVDELRRAQ, encoded by the coding sequence ATGACCAGAATTTATTTCAACGATGTTGTCACCAGAGATGGTTTTCAGATCGAGCCGAACTTTATTCCTACGGACGATAAGGTGAGATTGATTGATGAACTCAGCGACTGTGGTTTTGCCAAAATTGAAGTGACTTCATTTACTTCCCCTAAGGCTATTCCGATGCTGCGAGATGCTGAGGAGGTCATGGGGAGAATTCGTCGAGTGCCGGGAGTTGAGTACACAGTACTAGTTCCGAATTTGCGTGGTGCAGAGCGTGCTTTTGAGTCTAGGGCTGATGAATTTAATTTGGTGATGTCCACTTCAGAAACTCATAATTTGGCCAATCTGAGAATGGGGCGAGAAAAGAGTTTTTCCGGATTAGCAGAAGTCATTCGCTATGTTGATGGCAGAACGCCGATCAATGTTTCGCTATCTACTAGCTTTGGCTGCCCTATGGAAGGAGATGTTCCCCAGGCAGTGGTGGAGAGATTTGTGCAGCGCTTTGCAGACCTTGGGGTGCGAGGTGTAACCATTTGCGATACCACGGGTATGGCTAACCCAGATCAAGTAAAGAAGATGTGCGATGCATTTCAAAAGCAATTTCCTAACCTGCAACTAACATTGCACTTCCATAACACCAGAGGAATGGGTCTGGCCAATATCTTGGCTGCCGTGCAATCTGGCATTGTGCGCTTTGATGGCTCCTTGGGTGGATTAGGTGGCTGCCCATATGCACCAGGTGCCAGCGGAAATGTTTCAAGTGAAGATGCGATTCATATGCTCGATGCAATGGGTTATGACACTGGCATGAACATTTCGAAGTTAATTGCACTTGCCAGGGAGTTGCCAAAGATAGTTGGACATGAGGTTCCAGGGCAAGTTGCTAAGGCTGGTAGCACCTGTACGCTTCATCCTGAGCCTAACTATGTTGATGAGTTACGCCGCGCTCAATAA
- a CDS encoding ABC transporter permease: protein MKPIVVPLAVFLFLPLFGLVAPFLFPAGVGVDVLATSTLSHLWNYVLGGYIASTLVLIFGVGVGVFILGVGNAWIIASYDFPGKKIFEWALILPLAVPTYVMAYLFVDLLQFSGPIQTVIRTLLGVDTLWFFPDPRSMAGAIWSFSFCLFPYVYLITRTAFIERSRRLIEVSETLGYSPWQGFINLVLPMARPAIFAGMALALMEVLADFGAVSYFGVQTFATGIFKAWLSFGDRLAAVQLALGLLSFILLIFFIEQSSRSKLRYASSSQAKSVTKRLSGKKASLAFIFCGGTLLCGFLLPAFALLQLLYQQGLNVDIRYFGWLTNSLSVSFITAVISVALAIFFAYSVRVHSKLHWVNRLLSFGYALPGAVLAIGILSFLEIFQLAWWMSASLLVLVYAYLVRFLSSSLQSVEAGLSRITPSMDGSAALLGLSKPQILRRVHIPLLKRSLMTAGLFVFVDVMKELPATLLLRPFNFDTLAVATYQLAADERLAELALPSLTIVLAGLIPVLLLSRVIAKS from the coding sequence ATGAAACCTATTGTGGTACCCCTTGCCGTGTTTCTATTTTTGCCGCTATTCGGCTTGGTTGCGCCATTCCTTTTCCCGGCGGGGGTAGGTGTCGATGTATTGGCTACAAGTACGCTGAGTCATTTATGGAACTATGTTCTAGGCGGATACATTGCCTCCACTTTGGTCTTAATCTTTGGTGTCGGGGTAGGGGTATTTATTCTGGGAGTGGGTAATGCCTGGATCATTGCAAGTTATGACTTTCCTGGAAAAAAGATCTTTGAGTGGGCTTTAATTCTGCCGCTGGCTGTACCAACTTATGTCATGGCCTATCTTTTTGTAGATCTCCTCCAATTCTCCGGCCCTATACAAACAGTAATACGCACATTACTTGGTGTTGATACTTTATGGTTTTTCCCTGACCCGAGATCAATGGCTGGAGCAATTTGGTCTTTCTCTTTTTGTTTATTTCCTTATGTGTACCTCATTACGCGCACTGCATTTATAGAGCGTAGTCGACGTCTGATTGAAGTTTCTGAAACACTTGGCTATAGCCCATGGCAAGGTTTTATTAACCTCGTGCTCCCCATGGCAAGACCAGCTATCTTTGCGGGTATGGCATTAGCATTGATGGAAGTCTTGGCAGATTTCGGTGCAGTTTCTTACTTTGGTGTCCAAACGTTTGCTACTGGAATTTTCAAGGCCTGGCTTTCTTTTGGCGATCGCTTGGCCGCAGTCCAATTGGCTTTGGGCTTGCTGAGTTTCATTTTGCTCATCTTTTTTATAGAGCAAAGTAGCCGTTCAAAATTACGCTACGCTTCATCCTCTCAAGCGAAGTCTGTTACAAAACGCTTATCTGGAAAGAAAGCCTCTCTTGCGTTTATATTTTGCGGGGGCACCTTGCTGTGTGGCTTCTTACTACCAGCCTTTGCGCTCTTGCAGCTTTTATATCAGCAGGGACTGAATGTAGATATTCGTTATTTTGGTTGGCTAACCAATTCATTGTCAGTATCTTTCATTACTGCTGTTATCTCTGTGGCGCTGGCAATCTTTTTTGCCTATTCAGTGCGAGTGCATTCAAAACTCCATTGGGTTAACCGCTTACTCAGTTTTGGCTATGCATTACCGGGAGCTGTATTGGCAATCGGTATTTTGTCGTTCTTGGAGATTTTTCAGCTAGCTTGGTGGATGTCAGCGAGCTTGCTAGTCTTGGTATATGCCTATTTAGTCCGATTTTTATCTTCCAGCTTACAAAGTGTTGAGGCAGGCCTTTCCAGAATTACGCCATCCATGGACGGTTCAGCCGCTTTACTAGGTTTATCCAAGCCGCAGATTCTGAGGAGGGTGCACATCCCCCTGCTAAAGCGCAGCCTCATGACAGCCGGTCTATTTGTCTTTGTAGATGTGATGAAAGAGTTGCCAGCAACACTGCTGTTACGCCCATTTAATTTTGATACCTTGGCGGTTGCGACCTACCAATTGGCTGCCGATGAGCGCTTAGCAGAGCTAGCATTACCTTCCTTAACCATTGTTTTAGCAGGGCTTATCCCTGTTCTACTGCTCTCCAGGGTGATTGCAAAATCTTAA
- a CDS encoding P-II family nitrogen regulator: MMEVKAVIRPNKLPALRTALMETPGFPGMTVAKVEGCSAPAKTSKANIKDELTDYSAKVRVEIVCNDEVAEVLMDKIVTVCQTGQVGDGVVWCTEVPRAFFIAKTSA; the protein is encoded by the coding sequence ATGATGGAAGTGAAGGCGGTTATTCGCCCCAATAAATTACCCGCTCTCAGAACGGCTCTCATGGAGACTCCTGGTTTTCCGGGGATGACGGTTGCTAAAGTTGAGGGTTGTAGTGCGCCTGCTAAAACGAGCAAAGCCAATATTAAAGATGAGCTAACCGATTATTCAGCTAAGGTAAGAGTGGAGATCGTTTGCAACGATGAGGTTGCTGAGGTACTCATGGATAAAATTGTGACGGTCTGCCAGACGGGCCAAGTGGGTGATGGTGTGGTTTGGTGCACCGAAGTGCCAAGAGCATTCTTTATTGCTAAGACATCTGCTTAG
- a CDS encoding ABC transporter ATP-binding protein: MKSTHALLSIQGLEIDYPSRDGNKSVIAVKNLNLDLMPGEIGCLLGSSGCGKSTVLRAICGFEPPKSGEIFLRNTLVSSPSILLPPGQRRIGMVFQDFALFPHLNVLENVSFGLQHLPTQQRAIVAMDWLKRVSLSDKANAYPHELSGGQQQRVALARAMAPEPDLILLDEPFSSLDVELRERLAGEMRDILKINNITALLVTHDQIEAFAIADKVGVMAEGKVLQWDEPYELYHQPASRYVADFIGRGVFVKGLVLPGNMVKIEIGELPLDQGHHVTIGQEIDVLIRADDIQHDDNSPMQAEVVRKTFRGADFLYSLKLQSGVEVLALVPSHHNHAVGEKIGITLALDHVVTF, encoded by the coding sequence ATGAAATCCACGCACGCACTTTTATCCATACAAGGACTTGAAATCGACTATCCCAGCCGGGATGGCAACAAGAGTGTGATCGCCGTCAAAAACCTGAATCTTGATCTCATGCCTGGTGAGATAGGTTGCCTGCTCGGATCCTCCGGCTGTGGAAAGTCCACTGTTCTGAGGGCGATTTGTGGTTTTGAACCCCCCAAATCTGGTGAAATCTTCTTACGTAACACGCTAGTCAGCTCGCCATCGATCCTTCTACCACCAGGCCAAAGACGAATTGGCATGGTCTTTCAGGACTTTGCCCTCTTTCCTCACCTTAACGTATTAGAAAACGTCAGCTTTGGATTGCAGCATCTCCCAACCCAGCAAAGAGCTATTGTTGCAATGGATTGGCTCAAGAGAGTTTCTCTCTCAGATAAAGCGAACGCCTATCCCCATGAACTCAGCGGCGGCCAACAGCAGCGCGTGGCGCTTGCCAGGGCAATGGCACCGGAACCCGATTTAATTCTGCTCGATGAACCATTCTCCAGCTTGGATGTGGAATTACGTGAGCGACTTGCTGGTGAAATGCGAGACATTCTCAAGATAAATAACATTACTGCCCTACTAGTTACTCACGATCAGATTGAAGCATTTGCCATTGCTGACAAAGTGGGTGTCATGGCTGAAGGCAAGGTACTTCAATGGGATGAACCCTACGAGCTTTATCACCAGCCAGCCTCCCGCTATGTTGCGGACTTTATTGGTCGCGGCGTTTTTGTCAAAGGTCTAGTCCTGCCCGGAAATATGGTCAAGATTGAAATCGGTGAACTTCCCTTAGATCAAGGGCACCATGTGACTATTGGCCAAGAAATCGATGTGCTAATAAGAGCGGATGATATTCAGCATGATGACAATAGTCCTATGCAAGCAGAAGTAGTTCGCAAAACATTTAGGGGTGCAGATTTTTTATATTCTCTAAAACTACAATCTGGTGTAGAAGTATTAGCTCTTGTACCGAGCCATCACAACCATGCGGTAGGTGAAAAAATTGGCATCACCCTCGCCTTAGATCACGTGGTGACTTTTTAA
- a CDS encoding VOC family protein, which produces MIDHLDHLVLTTAKEVECVDFYTRVMGMRLESFIGGTPPVERKAFKFGNQKINLHIKGKEFEPKADIPTPGALDLCFIADRPLEQVIEKLKSENWPIIEGPVIRTGATQKIHSVYVRDPDQNLIEISVFI; this is translated from the coding sequence ATGATCGACCATTTAGATCATTTGGTACTTACCACTGCCAAGGAAGTAGAGTGCGTTGATTTTTATACCCGCGTAATGGGAATGAGGCTGGAATCTTTTATTGGAGGCACGCCACCAGTAGAGCGCAAAGCATTTAAGTTTGGCAATCAAAAAATAAATTTACACATCAAGGGCAAAGAGTTTGAGCCTAAGGCTGACATTCCGACGCCTGGGGCACTTGACCTGTGTTTTATTGCAGATCGCCCACTAGAGCAAGTTATTGAAAAGCTGAAATCAGAGAATTGGCCAATTATTGAAGGTCCTGTTATCCGCACAGGCGCCACCCAAAAGATTCATTCTGTCTATGTCCGGGATCCGGACCAAAACCTGATTGAAATATCAGTATTTATTTAG